A portion of the Luteolibacter sp. Y139 genome contains these proteins:
- a CDS encoding UTP--glucose-1-phosphate uridylyltransferase: MNRGDFSAFESKMRAAGVMEAAIGAFRHNYEALCRDETGLIPESEIKPAQGLAVFEPGNGEWDPTLLAQTVVIKLNGGLGTSMGLQKVKSVLEVRPGVNFLDLIVRQVMALREASGSKVRLLLMNSFSTSDDTLEYLKKHAAGGFAEASEVELMQNQVPKIDEATLAPAEWPANPSLEWCPPGHGDLYPALVGSGWLDRLLADGVKYAFVSNSDNLGAVLEPGLLKHFADSGAPFLMEVTRRTPADRKGGHLAVRADNGRLLLREVAQCPDSDLDAFQDIDTHQYFNTNSIWLRLDLLKEELAKGGGVLPLPMIKNRKTIDPRDKNSTPVIQLEVAMGAAIECFEGAQAIEVPRSRFAPVKSTADLFALRSSAYSISDDGRVALVPARNGQPPVVKLDDSYKLVDAIEHLGTPCLADCEEVSISGHLAFENGVVLRGKVAFSAPSGDGKVVRSGTYTDGEFPL; encoded by the coding sequence ATGAATCGAGGAGATTTTTCAGCTTTTGAGAGCAAGATGCGCGCCGCAGGCGTGATGGAAGCGGCAATTGGTGCATTTCGCCACAACTACGAAGCACTTTGCCGCGACGAAACCGGTCTCATCCCCGAATCCGAGATCAAGCCCGCCCAAGGCCTCGCCGTCTTCGAACCCGGCAATGGCGAATGGGATCCCACCCTCCTCGCCCAGACCGTGGTCATCAAGCTGAACGGCGGCCTCGGCACCAGCATGGGCCTGCAAAAGGTGAAGAGCGTCCTCGAAGTCCGGCCCGGCGTGAACTTCCTCGATCTCATCGTCCGCCAGGTCATGGCCCTCCGCGAGGCCAGCGGCTCCAAGGTCCGCCTGCTCCTGATGAACAGCTTCTCCACCAGCGATGACACGCTGGAGTACCTGAAGAAGCACGCCGCCGGTGGCTTCGCCGAAGCCTCCGAGGTCGAGCTGATGCAAAATCAGGTGCCGAAGATCGACGAGGCCACCCTCGCCCCCGCCGAGTGGCCCGCGAATCCCTCCCTCGAATGGTGCCCCCCCGGCCACGGCGACCTCTACCCCGCCCTCGTTGGCAGCGGCTGGCTGGATCGCCTGCTGGCGGACGGCGTGAAATACGCCTTCGTCTCGAACTCCGACAACCTTGGCGCAGTCCTCGAACCCGGCCTGCTGAAGCATTTCGCCGACTCCGGCGCGCCCTTCCTCATGGAAGTCACCCGCCGCACCCCCGCCGACCGCAAGGGCGGCCACCTCGCCGTCCGCGCCGACAATGGCCGCCTGCTCCTCCGCGAGGTCGCCCAGTGCCCGGACTCCGATCTCGATGCCTTCCAGGACATCGATACCCACCAGTATTTCAACACGAACTCGATCTGGCTCCGCCTCGACCTCCTCAAGGAAGAGCTCGCCAAGGGCGGCGGTGTCCTCCCGCTGCCCATGATCAAGAACCGCAAAACCATCGACCCGCGCGACAAGAATTCCACCCCGGTCATCCAGCTCGAAGTCGCCATGGGCGCCGCCATCGAGTGCTTCGAGGGTGCCCAGGCGATCGAGGTCCCCCGCTCCCGCTTCGCCCCGGTCAAATCGACCGCCGACCTCTTCGCCCTGCGCTCCAGCGCCTACTCGATCAGCGATGATGGCCGGGTGGCGCTCGTCCCCGCCCGCAATGGCCAGCCGCCGGTCGTGAAGTTAGATGATTCCTATAAACTGGTGGATGCCATCGAACATCTCGGCACCCCCTGCCTCGCGGATTGTGAGGAAGTGAGCATTTCCGGCCACTTAGCCTTTGAAAATGGGGTGGTTCTGCGCGGAAAAGTCGCGTTTTCAGCCCCTTCCGGCGACGGGAAGGTTGTTAGATCGGGAACCTACACCGACGGGGAATTTCCTCTGTGA
- the rpoN gene encoding RNA polymerase factor sigma-54, with protein MADASLHQSQGLQQSLAPQMRRSLEILQANSMELQQLVQQALEINPVLEDITESISLDENSPDPEEADSLASLNETDDDWRDLEIMERRSNPWSADDEERREHLYNSIVAPETLQQHLSHQLDLSLVEPDVRQAARHLIGNLDPRGFLDLPAGELAQRLGIPKKSMDAALKLLQSFDPPGIGAAGIQESLLLQLERNGEGNSLEYKIVRDHLEELARKRYPQIARTLGTSVERISEAASRIGRLTPNPGGDFDPTGNPYIQPDVVIEKTDEGFRARLTNEYMPKLRISDFYKDMLGKSSNDRKARHFLREQIREGRTLIRSLSLRQETILSIAEKLIEHQPAFLEKGPRHLRPLTMNEIADQISLHATTISRAVAGKYVLTPHGLMEMRAFFAAGYQTADGTEVSNAGVREAIQALIGKEDPGKPLSDDALAKQLKEQGIPVARRTVAKYREQLGILPSHLRKSFTS; from the coding sequence ATGGCCGATGCCTCGCTCCATCAATCTCAGGGACTGCAGCAATCGCTGGCTCCCCAGATGCGGCGCAGCTTGGAAATCCTCCAGGCGAACTCGATGGAGCTCCAGCAGCTCGTGCAGCAGGCGCTGGAGATCAATCCGGTGTTAGAGGACATCACGGAGTCCATTTCGCTGGATGAGAATTCGCCGGATCCCGAGGAGGCGGACTCGCTGGCGAGTCTCAATGAGACTGACGATGACTGGCGCGACCTCGAGATCATGGAGCGCCGCTCGAATCCGTGGAGCGCGGATGACGAGGAACGCCGCGAGCATCTCTACAACTCGATCGTGGCGCCGGAGACGCTGCAGCAGCACCTTTCCCATCAGCTTGATCTTTCGCTGGTGGAACCCGATGTCCGCCAGGCGGCGCGGCATTTGATCGGCAACCTCGATCCGCGGGGCTTCCTTGATCTGCCTGCGGGAGAACTGGCGCAGCGGCTGGGCATTCCGAAGAAGAGCATGGATGCGGCGCTGAAGCTTTTGCAGAGCTTCGATCCGCCGGGCATCGGTGCGGCGGGGATCCAAGAGTCGTTATTGCTCCAGCTGGAGCGCAATGGCGAGGGGAACAGTCTCGAATACAAGATCGTCCGCGATCACCTCGAGGAACTCGCGAGAAAGCGCTACCCGCAGATTGCGAGGACGCTTGGAACGAGCGTTGAGCGCATCTCGGAAGCAGCTTCGCGGATTGGACGCCTGACACCGAATCCTGGTGGTGATTTTGATCCGACGGGCAATCCCTACATCCAGCCGGATGTGGTCATTGAGAAGACCGACGAAGGCTTCCGTGCGCGTCTCACCAACGAGTACATGCCGAAGCTTCGCATCAGCGACTTCTACAAGGACATGCTCGGGAAGTCTTCCAATGACCGGAAGGCGCGGCATTTCCTGCGGGAGCAAATCCGTGAAGGGCGCACGCTGATCCGTTCGCTATCGCTGCGGCAGGAGACGATCCTTTCGATCGCGGAGAAGTTGATCGAGCATCAGCCGGCGTTCCTTGAGAAGGGGCCGCGTCACTTGCGGCCGCTGACGATGAATGAGATCGCGGACCAGATCAGCCTGCATGCGACGACCATTTCACGCGCGGTGGCGGGCAAGTATGTGCTCACGCCCCATGGCCTGATGGAGATGCGCGCGTTCTTCGCCGCCGGCTATCAGACGGCGGATGGGACCGAGGTCTCGAACGCGGGTGTTAGAGAGGCGATTCAGGCGCTGATCGGGAAGGAAGATCCCGGCAAGCCGCTGTCCGACGATGCACTGGCGAAACAACTGAAGGAGCAGGGGATTCCGGTGGCGCGTCGGACCGTGGCGAAGTATCGCGAGCAGCTCGGGATCTTGCCCTCGCACTTGCGGAAATCGTTCACCTCCTGA
- a CDS encoding ShlB/FhaC/HecB family hemolysin secretion/activation protein: MRFLLAVCLVATVRGQSLPGIDPRLPEAQATESLPAVRASAEATPGGEILVKRLDKVVLVAPGGGEEADLATGLSATKDLEVPSPARLAKRLSRFSGQPLDASQMASIADEILIHYDREGFPVVALEVPDQDFSQGILRFTLEIGRFGEVGVSRPKYGTPEKLAKGLRLRSGEPIRRGDIDEQLGWYGRTAFRHPRLFVSPGVEPATADLLIAFEETRPWRVNVGYENSGPDLLGRDRFLIGAAGWTPGEQLIAWQAVIGAPASSLLANALHWEIPFHASHQILQLDAAYAEVASRYSTGGIPVESEGSSWSLAAQQKISLPSWGGWQQKFGAGFELKGTDQFLLFGGSSVSPGEVVFFHGKLSHELSGHWEDASASFESSLIASPGGVSGNNDDADFHTYDPEANSNYLIGRLSGDGWWSPGKDWQLHLRGTAQVADSRLLPAEQFAVGGYQTVRGVGEREYSADSGLQTSLELQSPLISTGKIAAFRVLGFFDYAALEMRDGPSSSLSSAGFGLRMKVADSVDVRFDHGWRIDFAEQASHVGINLTF, from the coding sequence ATGCGCTTCCTACTCGCCGTCTGCCTCGTCGCCACCGTCCGTGGGCAATCGCTGCCGGGCATCGACCCGCGCTTGCCCGAGGCCCAGGCCACCGAATCCCTGCCCGCCGTGCGCGCCTCCGCTGAGGCCACTCCCGGCGGCGAAATCCTGGTGAAGCGACTGGACAAGGTGGTGCTCGTCGCGCCCGGAGGAGGCGAAGAGGCAGACCTGGCAACCGGCCTCTCAGCCACGAAAGACCTCGAGGTCCCCTCACCCGCCAGGCTCGCCAAGCGCCTCAGCCGCTTCTCCGGCCAGCCGCTCGATGCCAGCCAGATGGCCTCCATCGCCGATGAGATCCTCATCCACTACGACCGCGAGGGTTTCCCCGTCGTGGCGCTGGAGGTCCCCGATCAGGATTTCTCCCAGGGCATCCTCCGCTTTACCTTGGAAATCGGCCGCTTCGGCGAAGTCGGCGTCTCCCGCCCGAAATACGGCACCCCGGAAAAACTCGCCAAAGGCCTGCGACTCCGCAGCGGCGAGCCCATCCGGCGCGGCGATATCGATGAGCAATTGGGCTGGTACGGCCGCACCGCCTTCCGCCACCCGCGGCTGTTCGTTTCGCCCGGCGTGGAGCCCGCCACCGCCGATCTCCTCATCGCCTTCGAGGAAACCCGCCCGTGGCGCGTCAATGTCGGCTACGAAAACAGCGGCCCCGATCTCCTCGGTCGTGATCGCTTCCTGATCGGTGCCGCTGGCTGGACACCTGGCGAGCAACTCATTGCTTGGCAAGCCGTTATCGGCGCACCCGCGTCCTCCCTGCTGGCCAATGCCCTTCACTGGGAGATCCCCTTCCACGCCAGCCACCAGATCCTACAGCTCGATGCCGCCTACGCCGAAGTCGCCTCCCGCTACTCCACCGGCGGCATCCCGGTGGAAAGCGAAGGCTCGTCATGGTCGCTGGCCGCCCAGCAGAAGATCTCGCTGCCATCATGGGGAGGCTGGCAGCAAAAATTCGGTGCCGGCTTCGAACTGAAAGGCACCGACCAATTCCTCCTCTTCGGCGGCAGCAGCGTCTCGCCCGGCGAGGTCGTCTTCTTCCACGGCAAGCTCAGCCACGAGCTCAGCGGCCATTGGGAAGACGCCTCCGCCTCCTTCGAATCCAGCCTCATCGCCTCCCCCGGTGGTGTCAGCGGCAACAATGACGACGCCGATTTCCACACCTACGATCCCGAGGCCAACTCGAACTACCTCATCGGCCGCCTCAGCGGCGACGGCTGGTGGAGCCCCGGCAAGGACTGGCAGCTTCACCTCCGCGGCACCGCCCAGGTCGCCGACTCCCGCCTCCTGCCCGCCGAGCAATTCGCCGTCGGCGGCTACCAGACCGTCCGCGGCGTTGGGGAGCGCGAATACTCCGCCGACTCCGGTCTCCAAACCTCCCTGGAACTCCAGTCGCCCCTGATCTCGACCGGCAAGATCGCCGCCTTCCGCGTCCTCGGCTTCTTCGACTACGCCGCCCTCGAAATGCGGGATGGCCCCTCCTCCTCCCTCTCCAGTGCCGGCTTCGGCCTGCGCATGAAAGTCGCCGATTCCGTCGATGTCCGCTTCGATCACGGCTGGCGGATCGACTTCGCCGAGCAGGCCAGCCACGTCGGGATCAATCTGACCTTCTGA
- a CDS encoding S8 family serine peptidase, translating to MTETALRISRGIFRFLLPILALAQVSAEPSTADCAQAERDIPISPNGAVADAGWALGRLNKAASATNASFVYPETTTPVRLYIIDTGVSPIGSWFTANKNLKSFRSELVRATGDPTTSSVVVHGTQMLSLIVGPGTGAAVGTPVHVVNYNIYPGTNATTTLGRLQDAIFRVLDDYEENPGLPSVLCIANSSPDPAKSAALESLVNQAVQAGITVVVSAGNQKAKAANYIPSAYGTKAGVISVGASGTDNKPWVGTGGTGTNTGTAVDLYAPGQNVRTLNGTDPQPGNYAYADGTSPASALTAAAALIQLSRNPSLTPAQVEKALTTTGVAAVAEQPSSPNALEAPKALVQVLPDPEGDSDLDGVSDILESFFGSNPASSAVLSTPMSVVNVSGQAQLSFSISSDLFNPADPYVLIDGSTWKVRVSGNLQDWEDATGTLTQGEAAGGLIPVTFSVPSGGSRVFLRIDVAAPVAQP from the coding sequence GTGACCGAAACCGCACTCCGGATTTCCCGCGGCATCTTCCGATTCCTGCTGCCAATCTTGGCTCTCGCGCAGGTGTCGGCAGAGCCGTCGACGGCGGACTGTGCGCAGGCGGAGCGGGACATTCCGATCTCTCCGAACGGCGCGGTGGCGGATGCCGGCTGGGCATTGGGGCGCTTGAACAAGGCCGCCTCGGCCACCAATGCGTCTTTTGTCTATCCGGAGACGACCACGCCGGTGCGGCTCTACATTATCGATACCGGGGTGAGCCCGATCGGCTCCTGGTTCACGGCGAACAAGAACCTGAAGTCCTTCCGTTCCGAACTGGTGCGGGCGACGGGTGATCCGACCACCTCCAGCGTGGTGGTGCACGGCACGCAGATGCTGTCACTGATTGTGGGGCCAGGCACGGGAGCGGCGGTCGGTACGCCGGTGCACGTGGTGAACTACAATATCTACCCAGGGACGAACGCCACGACCACGCTGGGCAGGCTGCAGGATGCGATTTTCCGGGTGCTGGATGATTATGAGGAGAACCCGGGTCTTCCGAGCGTGCTTTGCATTGCCAACAGTTCTCCGGATCCTGCCAAGAGCGCGGCCCTGGAGTCGCTGGTGAATCAGGCGGTTCAAGCGGGCATCACGGTGGTGGTTTCCGCAGGTAACCAGAAGGCCAAGGCGGCCAATTACATTCCCTCTGCCTACGGGACCAAGGCGGGCGTGATCTCCGTGGGGGCTTCCGGCACCGACAACAAGCCATGGGTGGGTACCGGTGGAACCGGCACGAATACGGGGACCGCAGTGGACCTGTATGCGCCGGGCCAAAATGTCCGCACCCTGAATGGGACGGATCCGCAACCGGGGAACTACGCTTATGCTGACGGCACCAGCCCGGCATCGGCGCTGACGGCAGCGGCCGCCCTGATCCAGCTTTCGCGGAATCCGTCGCTCACTCCGGCCCAAGTGGAAAAGGCGCTGACGACCACGGGGGTCGCGGCAGTGGCAGAGCAGCCGTCTTCTCCGAACGCGCTTGAGGCGCCGAAGGCGCTGGTGCAGGTCTTGCCGGATCCGGAAGGCGATTCGGATCTGGATGGTGTCAGCGATATTCTCGAGAGCTTCTTTGGCAGCAATCCCGCGAGCTCCGCAGTGCTGTCGACGCCGATGTCGGTGGTGAATGTTTCGGGTCAGGCGCAGCTTTCGTTCAGTATCTCCAGCGATCTTTTCAATCCGGCTGATCCTTATGTCCTCATCGATGGATCGACGTGGAAGGTGCGGGTTTCCGGCAATCTGCAGGATTGGGAAGATGCGACCGGCACGCTGACGCAAGGCGAAGCGGCGGGTGGATTGATCCCGGTGACGTTCTCGGTGCCGAGTGGTGGCTCGAGGGTTTTCCTGCGGATCGATGTGGCGGCGCCGGTGGCTCAGCCGTGA
- the bioB gene encoding biotin synthase BioB, with protein MLLAELQRLHSLPLFELLKQARAVHEANWENNEVQLCTLLSIKTGGCSEDCSYCAQSARYNSGVEIERLMSKDAIMERAKAARETGSTRFCMGAAWRGVRGGTQRFEQVLDIVRDVSTLGMEVCVTLGELGPEEAKALKEAGVTAYNHNLDTSREHYPNIVTTHTYDDRLRTIRNAQDAGMSVCCGGILGLGESTEDRLKMLEVISEFNPQPESVPINSLMPMPGTPLADSQSIDAFDVVRMIAVTRIAVPKAKVRLSAGRTRMSDETQALCYFAGANSIFYGDKLLTAKNPAVEADQKLLAKLGLGTQAPNPAMAAPAAEEDRPLSPAPACCGCD; from the coding sequence ATGCTTCTCGCCGAACTCCAGCGCCTCCATTCCCTGCCCCTCTTCGAACTCCTCAAGCAGGCCCGCGCCGTGCATGAGGCGAATTGGGAAAACAATGAAGTCCAGCTCTGCACCCTGCTCTCCATCAAGACCGGCGGCTGCTCGGAAGACTGCTCCTACTGCGCCCAATCCGCCCGCTACAACTCCGGCGTCGAGATCGAGCGCCTCATGAGCAAGGACGCCATCATGGAGCGCGCCAAGGCCGCCCGCGAAACCGGCTCCACCCGCTTCTGCATGGGCGCCGCCTGGCGCGGCGTCCGCGGCGGCACCCAGCGCTTCGAGCAAGTGCTCGATATCGTCCGCGACGTCTCCACCCTCGGCATGGAAGTCTGCGTCACCCTCGGCGAACTCGGCCCGGAAGAAGCCAAGGCCCTCAAGGAAGCCGGCGTCACCGCCTACAATCACAACCTCGACACCTCGCGCGAGCACTACCCGAACATCGTCACCACCCACACCTACGACGATCGCCTGCGCACCATCCGCAATGCCCAGGACGCCGGCATGTCCGTCTGCTGCGGCGGCATCCTCGGCCTCGGCGAATCCACCGAGGACCGCCTGAAAATGCTCGAGGTTATCTCCGAGTTCAATCCGCAGCCCGAGAGCGTGCCGATCAATTCGCTGATGCCCATGCCCGGCACCCCGCTCGCCGACAGCCAATCGATCGACGCCTTCGATGTCGTCCGCATGATCGCCGTCACCCGCATCGCCGTGCCTAAGGCAAAGGTCCGCCTCTCCGCCGGCCGCACCCGCATGTCCGACGAAACCCAAGCCCTCTGCTACTTCGCTGGCGCGAATTCCATCTTCTACGGGGACAAGCTCCTGACCGCGAAGAACCCCGCCGTTGAAGCCGACCAAAAGCTCCTCGCCAAACTCGGCCTCGGCACCCAGGCCCCGAATCCCGCCATGGCCGCCCCCGCCGCCGAAGAAGACCGCCCCCTCAGCCCGGCTCCCGCCTGCTGCGGCTGCGACTGA
- a CDS encoding MalY/PatB family protein: MTYDFDVPITRQGTGCIKFDRKPELDPFWVADMDFASAPEIIEALHARVNHGVFGYAQAHAGLNEAIDLYLENQRGVTVPGEQVVHLGGLVPALSLAGRAFCREEGQALMTCTPVYPPFIGVHHDGLAKLITVDHVLVNGRYEFDWDAMEDAVTPETKVFLLCNPQNPLGRVFTRQEVEELARFCVKHDLVLVSDEIHCDLILDAEKTPHFSALQLPDDLRQRTITLLSPSKTWNIAGLGYAFAVIPDDTIRRRFSAQRGHTLSEINALSYYAAEAAYRHGEPWRQQLLAYLRENRALLDSFIAERMPALKVVPGEATYLAWIDARGMNVDNPAQHFEKNAGLFLSDGAYFGWPGWIRFNFGTTRARMLAGLEKMARAMV; the protein is encoded by the coding sequence GTGACCTACGACTTCGACGTCCCCATCACCCGCCAAGGCACCGGCTGCATCAAGTTCGACCGCAAGCCCGAGCTCGACCCCTTCTGGGTCGCGGACATGGATTTCGCCTCCGCCCCCGAAATCATCGAAGCCCTCCACGCCCGCGTGAATCACGGCGTCTTCGGCTACGCCCAGGCCCACGCCGGCCTGAATGAAGCCATCGACCTTTACCTCGAAAACCAGCGCGGCGTCACCGTCCCCGGCGAGCAAGTCGTCCACCTCGGCGGCCTCGTCCCCGCCCTCTCCCTCGCCGGCCGCGCCTTCTGCCGCGAGGAAGGCCAGGCCCTCATGACCTGCACCCCGGTCTACCCGCCCTTCATCGGCGTCCACCACGACGGCCTCGCCAAGCTCATCACCGTCGACCACGTCCTCGTTAATGGCCGCTACGAATTCGATTGGGACGCCATGGAAGACGCCGTCACCCCGGAAACCAAGGTCTTCCTCCTCTGCAATCCCCAGAACCCCCTCGGCCGCGTCTTCACCCGCCAGGAAGTCGAGGAGCTCGCCCGCTTCTGCGTGAAGCACGATCTCGTCCTCGTCTCGGATGAAATCCACTGCGACCTCATCCTCGACGCGGAAAAGACCCCGCACTTCTCCGCCCTCCAGCTCCCCGATGACCTCCGCCAGCGGACCATCACCCTGCTCTCCCCCAGCAAGACCTGGAACATCGCCGGCCTCGGTTACGCCTTCGCCGTCATCCCCGACGATACCATCCGCCGCCGCTTCTCCGCCCAACGCGGCCACACCCTCTCGGAGATCAACGCCCTCTCCTACTACGCCGCCGAAGCCGCCTACCGCCACGGCGAGCCCTGGCGCCAGCAACTCCTCGCCTACCTCCGCGAAAACCGCGCCCTCCTCGACTCCTTCATCGCCGAGCGCATGCCCGCCCTGAAAGTCGTCCCCGGCGAAGCCACCTACCTCGCCTGGATCGACGCCCGCGGCATGAACGTCGACAACCCCGCCCAACACTTCGAAAAAAACGCCGGCCTCTTCCTCTCCGACGGCGCCTACTTCGGCTGGCCCGGCTGGATCCGCTTCAACTTCGGCACCACCCGCGCCCGCATGCTTGCCGGCTTGGAAAAAATGGCTCGTGCCATGGTCTGA
- the hisF gene encoding imidazole glycerol phosphate synthase subunit HisF → MLAKRIIPCLDVTDGRVVKGVNFVDLIDAGDPVEAAMAYNAQQADELVFLDITASSDNRATMVDVVRRTAEHCFIPLTVGGGIRSVENMREMLLAGADKVGINTSAVKDPGLVDAGAKAFGSQCIVVAIDAKREGPGKWGVYTHGGRTAVGLDAVEWAKEVWRRGAGEILLTSMDADGTQAGYDCELTAAISESVGIPVIASGGAGNLDHMVEVLEKGKADAVLAASIFHFGKHTVGEAKRYFSERGIPVRPEM, encoded by the coding sequence GTGCTTGCCAAACGCATCATCCCTTGCCTGGACGTGACCGACGGTCGTGTGGTCAAAGGCGTCAATTTCGTGGATCTGATCGATGCCGGGGATCCGGTGGAGGCGGCGATGGCTTACAATGCGCAGCAGGCGGATGAGCTGGTGTTCCTGGACATCACGGCGTCATCCGACAATCGGGCGACGATGGTGGATGTGGTGCGGCGGACGGCGGAGCATTGCTTCATCCCGCTGACGGTGGGCGGTGGCATTCGCTCGGTGGAGAACATGCGCGAGATGCTTTTGGCGGGGGCGGACAAGGTGGGGATCAATACTTCGGCAGTGAAGGATCCGGGGCTGGTGGATGCGGGGGCGAAGGCCTTCGGCAGCCAGTGCATCGTGGTGGCGATCGATGCCAAGCGCGAGGGTCCGGGAAAGTGGGGCGTTTACACGCACGGCGGTCGCACGGCGGTGGGACTGGATGCGGTGGAGTGGGCGAAGGAAGTGTGGCGTCGTGGAGCGGGAGAGATCCTGCTGACGAGCATGGATGCCGATGGAACGCAGGCGGGGTATGATTGCGAGCTGACGGCGGCGATTTCGGAGAGTGTGGGGATTCCGGTGATTGCCAGCGGTGGTGCCGGGAATCTGGATCACATGGTGGAGGTGTTAGAGAAGGGGAAGGCGGATGCTGTTTTGGCAGCGAGCATCTTCCACTTCGGGAAGCACACGGTGGGGGAGGCGAAGCGGTATTTCTCGGAGCGAGGGATTCCGGTGAGGCCGGAGATGTGA
- a CDS encoding HAD family hydrolase, producing the protein MQFSAVLFDFDGVLVDTEWAIYEAWHRTFLANGHPLPLETYTQCIGSDFDTWSPKIHLEELTGRSFDWHQLDEDRQVEIRRDLEQAGPMPGVVALLEKLNAQGIPLAVVSSSSHHWVDGWLEKLRLMPYFRHVVCRGDAPRIKPAPDLWLEAIKRLGLPANECLAIEDSLNGVKSAKAAGLNVWAVPNRTTACLDFSMADNVVPSLEGL; encoded by the coding sequence ATGCAATTTTCCGCCGTGCTCTTCGACTTCGATGGAGTCCTCGTCGACACCGAGTGGGCCATCTACGAGGCCTGGCACCGCACCTTCCTCGCCAACGGCCACCCGCTCCCATTGGAAACCTACACCCAATGCATCGGCTCCGACTTCGACACCTGGTCTCCCAAAATCCACCTCGAAGAACTCACCGGCCGCAGCTTCGACTGGCACCAGCTCGATGAAGACCGCCAGGTCGAAATCCGCCGCGACCTCGAACAAGCCGGCCCCATGCCCGGCGTCGTCGCCTTGTTAGAAAAACTCAACGCCCAAGGCATCCCCCTCGCCGTCGTCTCAAGCTCCTCCCACCACTGGGTCGATGGCTGGCTGGAGAAACTACGATTGATGCCGTACTTCCGCCACGTCGTCTGCCGCGGCGATGCCCCGCGCATCAAGCCCGCCCCCGACCTCTGGCTGGAAGCCATCAAACGCCTCGGCCTCCCCGCCAACGAATGCCTCGCCATCGAGGACTCCCTCAATGGCGTCAAATCCGCCAAAGCCGCCGGCCTCAACGTCTGGGCCGTCCCCAACCGCACCACCGCCTGCCTCGACTTCTCCATGGCAGACAACGTCGTCCCCTCGCTGGAAGGCCTATAA
- a CDS encoding SRPBCC family protein has translation MPVFSVRKSIRIAAPAQKVYDLVREFKSWPAWSPWLIAEPGAKMTFTPDGRGYAWNGDITGSGEMEITGGDPPWSIDYRLTFLKPWKSVNKVSFHFSEHDHETLAEWSMEGTLPWYMGWMKGMMSGWIGADYDRGLKMLKDLIETGSVPSKLDFTGIHPAGGFKYIGVKSSCAIADIGPSMERDMAKLMAWLGKSGTIPFASPFAITHKWDPAKGLAEYTIGFPVSNPVDKPDGFVTGEIPTCRAYVIKHTGAYRHLGNAWASGMMHGRAKKFTADKKVPLFEIYDNDPTVTPEAELVTRVHLPAK, from the coding sequence ATGCCCGTCTTTTCCGTCCGCAAGTCCATCCGCATCGCCGCCCCCGCACAGAAGGTCTACGACCTCGTCCGCGAATTCAAAAGCTGGCCCGCGTGGTCGCCATGGCTCATCGCCGAGCCCGGCGCCAAGATGACCTTCACGCCCGATGGCCGCGGCTACGCCTGGAATGGCGACATCACCGGCAGCGGCGAAATGGAAATCACCGGCGGCGATCCGCCATGGTCCATCGACTACCGCCTCACCTTCCTCAAGCCGTGGAAGTCCGTGAACAAGGTGTCCTTCCACTTCTCCGAGCACGATCACGAAACCCTCGCCGAGTGGTCCATGGAAGGCACCCTCCCATGGTACATGGGCTGGATGAAGGGCATGATGTCCGGCTGGATCGGCGCCGACTACGACCGCGGTCTGAAGATGCTCAAGGACCTGATCGAAACCGGCTCCGTTCCATCGAAGCTCGATTTCACCGGCATCCACCCGGCAGGCGGATTCAAATACATCGGCGTGAAATCATCCTGCGCCATCGCCGACATCGGCCCCTCGATGGAACGCGACATGGCCAAGCTCATGGCATGGCTCGGCAAAAGCGGGACCATCCCATTCGCATCACCCTTCGCCATCACCCACAAATGGGACCCCGCGAAAGGACTGGCTGAATACACCATCGGCTTCCCCGTCTCGAATCCCGTCGACAAGCCCGACGGCTTCGTGACCGGCGAGATCCCCACCTGCCGCGCCTACGTCATCAAACACACCGGCGCCTACCGCCACCTCGGCAATGCCTGGGCCTCCGGCATGATGCACGGCCGCGCCAAAAAATTCACCGCCGACAAAAAAGTCCCCCTGTTCGAAATCTACGACAACGACCCCACCGTCACCCCCGAAGCCGAACTCGTCACCCGGGTCCACCTCCCGGCGAAATAA